The following are encoded in a window of Acidobacteriota bacterium genomic DNA:
- a CDS encoding winged helix-turn-helix domain-containing protein, whose translation MPAAGGFGFGPFLLDPRAKRLTRDGADVPIAPRPFILLHALVSRAGETLGKDPLIQAAWPDVIVGDNNLEQAISQLRRLLDATQPHRYIETVPRRGYRFVAPVTRVTTRASDAVLRELVAPWRALVEGRAAIESLDRHKLPSARSALERALASHPDDATLRVALANVCVLQFETTRAEASPDRDALGHAAGHAREACRLDPDYGEAWATLGFVLERTSERAEALVALERSVRLEPDNWRHTLRLSAGSWGERRLRAARRTLALMPGLALAHGLAATVYVARHLFAEAGREIEAGLAAASIAGASRFSAVALYWLEGLLCLARGDDERALGWLERELAEEARGHLYSRECCANAWYAVGAVHLRQGDHPRARSAFAEAVARVPGHAMAQAGVMLIERGERYEVPAAAAADVDVAMARAVRLVAEGDSPGAARLVASALAVAPDGNAGWLLPLDPLLGVSRAPDAWAPALAALRMRAV comes from the coding sequence GTGCCGGCTGCCGGCGGGTTCGGGTTCGGTCCGTTCCTGCTCGACCCACGCGCGAAGCGCCTGACGCGCGACGGCGCGGACGTGCCGATCGCGCCGCGGCCGTTCATCCTGCTCCACGCCCTCGTCAGCCGCGCCGGCGAGACGCTCGGCAAGGATCCGCTCATCCAAGCGGCCTGGCCGGACGTGATCGTCGGCGACAACAACCTCGAGCAGGCCATCTCGCAGCTCCGGCGCCTGCTCGACGCGACCCAGCCGCACCGCTACATCGAGACCGTCCCGCGCCGCGGGTACCGGTTCGTCGCGCCGGTCACGCGCGTGACCACGCGCGCGTCCGATGCCGTGCTCCGGGAGCTCGTCGCGCCGTGGCGGGCTCTCGTCGAAGGCCGCGCCGCCATCGAATCGCTCGACCGCCACAAGCTGCCGTCCGCCCGCTCGGCGCTCGAACGGGCGCTGGCGTCGCACCCCGACGATGCGACGCTGCGCGTGGCGCTGGCGAACGTCTGCGTGCTCCAGTTCGAGACCACGCGTGCGGAGGCCTCGCCCGATCGGGACGCGCTCGGGCACGCGGCCGGCCACGCGCGCGAGGCGTGCCGTCTCGATCCCGACTACGGCGAAGCCTGGGCCACGCTCGGGTTCGTCCTCGAGCGCACCAGCGAGCGGGCCGAGGCCCTGGTGGCGCTCGAGCGGAGCGTGCGGCTCGAGCCCGACAACTGGCGCCACACGCTGCGGCTCTCGGCCGGCAGTTGGGGCGAGCGCCGGCTCCGCGCGGCGCGGCGCACGCTGGCGCTGATGCCGGGCCTGGCGCTCGCGCACGGCCTCGCGGCCACGGTCTACGTCGCCCGGCACCTCTTCGCGGAGGCCGGCCGCGAGATCGAGGCCGGCCTGGCGGCGGCCTCGATCGCCGGCGCGTCACGCTTCTCGGCGGTGGCGCTCTACTGGCTCGAGGGGCTGCTGTGCCTGGCGCGCGGAGACGACGAGCGGGCCCTGGGGTGGCTGGAGCGGGAGCTCGCGGAGGAGGCGCGCGGGCATCTGTACTCGCGTGAGTGCTGCGCGAACGCGTGGTACGCCGTGGGCGCCGTCCACCTGCGGCAGGGCGACCACCCGCGTGCGCGGTCGGCGTTCGCCGAGGCGGTTGCGCGCGTGCCGGGGCATGCCATGGCGCAGGCCGGGGTGATGCTGATCGAGCGAGGCGAGCGGTACGAGGTGCCGGCCGCCGCGGCGGCCGACGTGGACGTTGCGATGGCGCGTGCGGTGCGGCTCGTGGCCGAGGGCGACTCGCCCGGTGCCGCCCGGCTGGTGGCGTCGGCCCTGGCCGTCGCGCCCGACGGCAACGCCGGCTGGCTGCTGCCGCTGGACCCGCTCCTGGGCGTGTCGCGCGCGCCCGACGCGTGGGCTCCTGCGCTCGCGGCGTTGCGGATGCGGGCCGTGTGA
- a CDS encoding type II toxin-antitoxin system VapC family toxin produces MTLIDTTPLVALCDPRDSWHARATTHLERLSRGGLCTSEAVLVEASFHLAHPAQRRRLQAFLAEFGVVSVETLSDEITWAEVLDWLAKYGDHEPDWADAAIAVLSEHHAGIAVWTYDREFRTIWRRPNGTAIPMAVK; encoded by the coding sequence ATGACCCTCATCGACACGACGCCGCTCGTCGCGCTCTGCGATCCGCGCGACTCCTGGCATGCACGCGCGACAACCCACCTCGAACGGCTGAGCCGGGGCGGGCTCTGCACCTCCGAGGCCGTGCTCGTCGAGGCCTCTTTTCACCTCGCGCACCCGGCCCAGCGCCGGCGGCTGCAGGCCTTCCTCGCGGAGTTCGGCGTGGTTTCCGTCGAGACGCTCAGCGACGAGATCACGTGGGCGGAGGTGCTGGACTGGCTCGCGAAGTACGGCGACCACGAGCCCGACTGGGCCGACGCCGCGATCGCCGTCCTCTCGGAGCACCACGCCGGCATCGCGGTGTGGACCTACGATCGGGAATTCCGCACGATCTGGAGGCGGCCCAACGGCACCGCCATTCCGATGGCGGTGAAGTAG
- a CDS encoding type II toxin-antitoxin system VapC family toxin — MDGRRPAVKAVIDTNVIAYLLLGTEAFVDEARLCFEHVATPLAPAHWEAELTNVLWMATRAGVLAPGDAPARLGLARRLGIESVATATLLQGALLRSIDSGVTVYDTLFVELAARTASPLVTFDKTVLKAFPELACRPRGLRLR; from the coding sequence GTGGATGGCCGTCGGCCGGCCGTGAAGGCCGTCATCGACACCAACGTCATTGCCTATCTGCTTCTCGGCACGGAGGCCTTCGTCGACGAGGCCCGCCTGTGTTTCGAGCACGTGGCGACGCCGCTCGCGCCCGCGCATTGGGAGGCCGAGCTCACGAACGTCCTGTGGATGGCGACACGCGCTGGGGTCCTGGCCCCGGGCGACGCCCCGGCGCGCCTTGGGCTCGCACGTCGGCTCGGCATCGAGTCGGTGGCCACGGCCACCCTCCTCCAAGGCGCTCTGCTGCGATCGATTGACTCTGGGGTGACCGTGTACGACACGCTCTTCGTCGAGCTCGCCGCCCGCACTGCCAGCCCACTCGTCACGTTCGACAAGACCGTGCTGAAGGCATTTCCGGAGCTCGCGTGTCGCCCTCGCGGACTGCGGCTTCGTTGA
- a CDS encoding PIN domain-containing protein encodes MPDESVLLDTDVFSYLLKGKGDNADRYRKHVHNKRAAVSFITVGELFSGLYEAGANPERFEAVQAKLQTVVIVPYNIDICRAYGRLVLEKTATRSDRTMGVNDRWIAACAIHHGLTLITNNAKHYEST; translated from the coding sequence ATGCCGGACGAGTCAGTGCTCCTCGACACGGACGTCTTTTCCTATCTGCTCAAAGGGAAGGGCGACAACGCCGACCGATATCGCAAACACGTCCACAACAAACGAGCCGCGGTGTCGTTCATCACGGTCGGAGAGTTGTTCTCCGGTCTCTACGAAGCTGGCGCGAATCCAGAGCGGTTCGAGGCCGTGCAGGCCAAGCTTCAGACAGTGGTCATAGTCCCGTACAACATTGACATCTGCCGCGCCTATGGGCGACTCGTCTTGGAAAAGACGGCTACTCGCAGCGACCGGACTATGGGTGTCAATGACCGATGGATCGCGGCCTGCGCCATCCACCACGGCCTGACTCTCATCACGAACAACGCGAAGCATTACGAGTCGACCTGA
- a CDS encoding ribbon-helix-helix protein, CopG family, producing MDRGLRHPPRPDSHHEQREALRVDLTLDADLLDRVDGLVARQRFRNRSQAIETALAEKLARLVRTRLAEECAKLDPDAEQRLADEGLLEIVG from the coding sequence ATGGATCGCGGCCTGCGCCATCCACCACGGCCTGACTCTCATCACGAACAACGCGAAGCATTACGAGTCGACCTGACGCTCGATGCCGATCTGCTCGACCGCGTAGACGGTCTCGTCGCCCGGCAGCGCTTCCGGAATCGAAGCCAGGCGATCGAAACCGCGCTGGCGGAGAAGCTGGCGCGTCTGGTACGAACGCGACTGGCCGAGGAGTGCGCGAAGCTCGATCCGGACGCAGAACAACGGCTGGCTGACGAAGGTCTGCTCGAGATCGTCGGCTGA